Proteins encoded within one genomic window of Panacibacter microcysteis:
- a CDS encoding SDR family oxidoreductase, whose product MKIFITGATGYIGNNLAKRLANEGHTIHALNRSEKNAALLSHENIRVFQGDITDPASIKAAITGCDQVYHLAAYARVWAKDPAVYYKLNVTGTVNVLNAAKDAGIRHIVFTSTAGVLGPSDNAPVKETDARIGAVLNEYEETKTECEEICKKYCNEYGLHIVIVNPPRIYGPGVETESNALTRLADLYRRGKWRILPGDGSKTGSYVHVDDVVNGHILAMQKGRAGERYILSGENASYQQFFNTLGKVTGRRRLLVPLPISVMLVVGYTMLGFTKLTGKPPLITPKWIRKYLYNWALNCEKAEKELGYTYRSLEQGLTETIHWLKANKQ is encoded by the coding sequence ATGAAGATTTTTATAACAGGAGCTACCGGCTACATAGGTAACAACCTTGCAAAGCGCCTGGCAAATGAAGGACACACCATACACGCATTGAACCGCTCCGAGAAAAATGCCGCGCTGTTAAGCCATGAAAATATCAGGGTTTTCCAGGGAGATATAACCGATCCTGCATCAATAAAAGCCGCAATCACAGGCTGCGATCAGGTGTACCACCTGGCTGCATACGCCAGGGTATGGGCAAAAGATCCGGCTGTTTACTACAAACTCAATGTTACAGGTACAGTAAATGTTCTCAATGCTGCAAAAGATGCAGGCATCAGGCATATTGTTTTTACATCTACTGCCGGGGTATTAGGCCCTTCTGACAATGCACCCGTAAAAGAAACTGATGCACGAATCGGTGCGGTCTTAAACGAGTATGAAGAAACAAAAACTGAATGCGAAGAAATCTGCAAAAAATATTGTAACGAATATGGTTTGCATATCGTTATAGTAAACCCACCCAGGATATACGGTCCCGGCGTGGAAACAGAAAGCAACGCGTTAACAAGATTGGCAGACCTGTACCGTAGAGGCAAATGGCGCATTCTGCCGGGCGATGGCAGCAAAACAGGTAGCTACGTGCATGTAGATGATGTGGTAAACGGCCACATCCTTGCAATGCAGAAAGGCAGGGCCGGTGAGCGCTATATCTTGTCCGGCGAGAACGCATCATATCAACAATTTTTCAATACACTTGGAAAAGTCACCGGTCGCCGGCGCCTGCTGGTTCCGCTGCCTATAAGTGTAATGCTGGTAGTCGGTTACACCATGCTGGGTTTTACAAAGCTTACGGGCAAACCACCGCTTATAACACCAAAATGGATCAGGAAATACCTGTATAACTGGGCATTGAATTGCGAAAAAGCTGAAAAGGAACTGGGCTACACGTACCGGTCACTCGAGCAGGGTTTAACAGAAACTATTCACTGGCTCAAAGCCAATAAGCAATAA